ATCAACCTCGATGCCGGACAGCCGCATGACGCCACGATAGAACTTCCGCTGTGGCGCTGGACACTCCCAGACGATGCGCCGCTGGCCGTCGAAAATCTGCTCGACGGCACGCAGTTCGAATGGCATGCGAAACACCAGCGGGTCCATCTGCCGCCGCATGCGCCGTATGCGATCTGGTCGGTGCGCCCGGCGCGCTCAGCAAACGCGAACGACGAATCCGCGGAGACCCCATGAAACGAGAACCCCGGCTCGGCATCGCGCCGCTGCGCGACGACCCGCTTTGGTACAAGGACGCGGTCATCTATCAGTTGCACATCAAGTCGTTCTTCGACGCCAACGGCGACGGTATCGGCGACTTCGCCGGTCTGATCGAAAAGCTCGATTACATCGCCGAACTGGGCGTCGACACGCTTTGGGTGCTGCCGTTCTACCCGTCGCCCCGCCGAGACGACGGCTATGACATTGCCGAGTATCGCGGTGTGCACCCCGATTACGGAACGATTTCCGACGTGCGCCGCCTCATAGCGGAAGCCCATGCACGCGGCATCCGTGTGATCACCGAACTTGTTATCAATCACACGTCGGATCAGCACCCGTGGTTCAAGCGCGCGTGCGCGGCGCGGCCGGGCACTTCGCATCGCGACTTCTACGTCTGGTCCGACACCGGCCGTGAATACGACGGCACGCGCATCATCTTCGTGGATACGGAAGTCTCCAACTGGACGTGGGAGCCGAACGCGGGCGCGTATTACTGGCACCGCTTCTACTCCCATCAACCCGATCTGAACTTCGACAACCCGCAGGTGCTGCGCGCTGTGCTCAGCGTCATGCACTTCTGGCTTGGTATGGGCGTGGATGGCCTGCGGCTCGATGCCGTGCCGTATCTCGTCGAGCGAGAAGGCACCAGCAACGAGAATCTGCCCGAGACACACGCCATTTTGAAGCGGATTCGTGCGGACCTCGACGCGAAGTACCGCAACCGGCTCCTCCTGGCCGAGGCCAATCAGTGGCCGGAGGACGTGCAACAGTACTTCGGAGCGGGCGACGAATGCCATATGGCGTTCCACTTCCCGCTCATGCCCCGCATGTATATGGCCATCGCGCGCGAAGATCGCTTTCCGATTACCGACATCCTGAGCCAGACGCCACAGATTCCCGACGCCTGCCAATGGGCCATCTTCCTGCGCAATCACGACGAACTGACGCTTGAAATGGTGACCGACAGCGAACGCGACTATCTCTGGGAGGTCTATGCGTCCGACCGCCGCGCGCGGCTGAACCTCGGCATCCGGCGGCGGCTCGCGCCGTTGCTCGAGCGCGACCGGCGACGTATCGAGCTGATGAACAGTCTGCTGCTCTCGATGCCCGGCACACCGGTGATCTATTACGGCGACGAAATCGGCATGGGCGACAACATCCACCTGGGCGACCGGGACGGCGTGCGCACGCCGATGCAATGGTCTTACGACCGCAATGGCGGCTTTTCGCGCGCCGACCCCGAACTGCTCACGCTGCCTGCCATTCAGGGCGCGCTGTACGGGTACGAATCGGTGAACGTCGAGAGTCAGGCGCGCGATCCGCATTCGCTGCTCAACTGGATGCGACGCCTGATCGCGACACGCCGCTCGCGTCGCGCGTTCGGCCGGGGCACCATCGAGTTTCTGCATCCGACCAACCGCAAGGTGCTCGCCTACCTGCGCGAGCACGACGAAGAACCGCCGCTGCTGTGCGTTGCCAATCTCTCCCGCGCGTCGCAGGCCGTCGAGCTTGACCTGTCCCGTTACGCCGGGCGCACACCCGTGGAACTGCTCGGTGGCACTGCCTTCCCCGCCATCGGGCAACTGACCTATTTGCTGACGCTACCGCCTTATGGCTTCTACTGGTTCGAGCTGACAGAAGCGACGCAGGCGCCCCGCTGGAACGACGAAGCCAGCGAGCAATTGCCCGAATTTACGACCTTCGTCTGGCGCGCCGATGCACCGCTGCTCGACGTTGCAACCTGCGACACGATCTCGAAAACCATCCTGCCGCGCTATCTGCCCAGGCGTCGATGGTTCGCGGCAAAGAACGCCCGGCTGCATGCTGCCCGGCTTCGTTGCACGACGTCCATCGCCCCCGTCGACAGCATGAATGCCGACGACGCCCCGATCTGGCTTGGTGAAGTCGAGGTACAACTCGATGTCGACGGCGAGCGGAAGACGCAAACGTATCTGCTGCCACTCACCGTTGTCTGGGAACACGTCGGTATGCGGCCGCTGCCGATCCAACTGGCGTTGGCGCGCGTGCGGCGCGGTCGGCGTGTCGGCTTCCT
The Pandoraea oxalativorans genome window above contains:
- the treS gene encoding maltose alpha-D-glucosyltransferase — encoded protein: MKREPRLGIAPLRDDPLWYKDAVIYQLHIKSFFDANGDGIGDFAGLIEKLDYIAELGVDTLWVLPFYPSPRRDDGYDIAEYRGVHPDYGTISDVRRLIAEAHARGIRVITELVINHTSDQHPWFKRACAARPGTSHRDFYVWSDTGREYDGTRIIFVDTEVSNWTWEPNAGAYYWHRFYSHQPDLNFDNPQVLRAVLSVMHFWLGMGVDGLRLDAVPYLVEREGTSNENLPETHAILKRIRADLDAKYRNRLLLAEANQWPEDVQQYFGAGDECHMAFHFPLMPRMYMAIAREDRFPITDILSQTPQIPDACQWAIFLRNHDELTLEMVTDSERDYLWEVYASDRRARLNLGIRRRLAPLLERDRRRIELMNSLLLSMPGTPVIYYGDEIGMGDNIHLGDRDGVRTPMQWSYDRNGGFSRADPELLTLPAIQGALYGYESVNVESQARDPHSLLNWMRRLIATRRSRRAFGRGTIEFLHPTNRKVLAYLREHDEEPPLLCVANLSRASQAVELDLSRYAGRTPVELLGGTAFPAIGQLTYLLTLPPYGFYWFELTEATQAPRWNDEASEQLPEFTTFVWRADAPLLDVATCDTISKTILPRYLPRRRWFAAKNARLHAARLRCTTSIAPVDSMNADDAPIWLGEVEVQLDVDGERKTQTYLLPLTVVWEHVGMRPLPIQLALARVRRGRRVGFLVDAFASETLGPTLASLMQSNARMPAQSAPGADAQGDLGTFEFESADVLADEAIPPGEATQWMAVEQTNSSLAMGNALALKLVRQIVPGVHPEAEMLRRLSECGFANSPQWLGEVRHLDADGNPHTLAILQRFVGNQGNGWSWAYDTLSRLIEALSHDDVSAGETRDEAAPYLQFATQIGKRLGEMHLVLAQDTDDDAFSPVIADDDIVARWIASAQTMVSQAFSLLEAHTAPAMADALERGSQAAAIASLLDRRDAIMALVPRLLAHGRGTLCERVHGDFHLGQVLVTPGDVFIIDFEGEPAREVAVRREKTSPLRDVAGLLRSLDYLGRSVANSEEPLPTPMLARRSAQLQRIMEDAAATFLDAYGNAVAYGAPSLAETFAHRALLDAFLLEKAAYEIVYECTNRPAWLWMPLAGFEALAARLLDERGDVS